One Oncorhynchus kisutch isolate 150728-3 linkage group LG13, Okis_V2, whole genome shotgun sequence DNA window includes the following coding sequences:
- the LOC109902998 gene encoding pollen-specific leucine-rich repeat extensin-like protein 1 isoform X6, with amino-acid sequence MDQEEDFLDFKSLRAKFQDEEVFLLKQPGTKSALPETPKVLPPPHSPTNCLPSLSSTSHTPSNSHSQPRGARPSLFSSLQGPGGISSRVIVKEEKKAKSKDKDEGKVKLLGKKKAEVKADKEKSDERMNGGKDIVEVAVRSDLLDQKQKKEADLAMKNKKVSLLSPGGSKGGSVKLVDMSPSPINTTKKKGFLGIGKKRKEGRVERLPFPILDIASPDLADPEPLMPLTTFGTPAPPGDIPIRTVIIPPSPAVHIVQLPPASIPAPVLDSPLPLELTHNPVFTLLPPTLKPAPAAEGITVVTPPNPIPVIPDPPIIDHIPETLSPKTPAETIPAPTLPVSVHPTPSPVTAPFSPIPAPPVTHILPAVPSPPTLSTSTPPPPVIATPSPSPPPDPTPSPPPPPTPPAAELESVVVDIAVIVETSASPLPSHPPSPPAGDPSVAPPSLQPERPVGVQERPLSALLALGRAEEMSPPKKRGSEIIFNALEKAKRTLTSPLMTPIPSRPVTPTIEDLTPPPHSPSPTPVKSLPELPPIDYDDQAGAAAPTPLIPALVKGIDIRQASPMLEGIAEKGARDLLPDLFVVPPPPPRKRLPEASTRGSPPEKPPQLPSVDLTAYAVEIPVPSADSALNIPEFEDVGLDVLELEAPEFQPADLVELEVSKWGAQAEDSTNESCGNAYEDMPSAKQKVKGQPTKKKKGTAKSKTQAPYNPYAETQLPTEETPKTDLFLKKTASETPDEKQMKKKEKQSFEKEKKEQKERERKEQKEREKKENEMKLFKITGQKEAIYQATVMVASKGHKNNLAVKNGDIVSIIRTTNCPKGKWLARDSTNTFTDDSEEWAHDDDDEPFSSLIEEDPTERPEEPEEPISPMDIGGPETVYLCKEEADMVVLPPPDLYADIIIISDA; translated from the exons ATGGACCAG GAAGAAGACTTTCTTGACTTCAAGTCCTTGAGGGCAAAGTTCCAGGATGAGGAAGTGTTTCTGCTGAAGCAGCCCGGGACCAAATCTGCTCTCCCTGAGACACCTAAAGTCCTGCCTCCTCCTCACAGCCCTACAAACTGCCTTCCTTCCCTCAgctccacatcacacacaccctccaaCTCGCACTCCCAACCGCGCGGTGCTCgaccttccctcttctcctcccttcaggGGCCGGGTGGCATCTCTTCCAGAGTCATCGTCAAGGAGGAGAAGAAGGCGAAGAGCAAAGACAAGGATGAGGGGAAGGTGAAATTACTAGGTAAAAAGAAGGCAGAGGTGAAGGCTGATAAAGAGAAGTCGGATGAAAGGATGAATGGAGGGAAAGATATTGTAGAAGTAGCGGTGAGGTCAGATCTGCTGGACCAGAAACAGAAGAAAGAAGCAGACCTGGCCATGAAGAACAAGAAGGTGTCCCTGCTGTCCCCTGGAGGGTCTAAGGGGGGTAGTGTTAAGCTGGTAGACATGTCACCATCGCCCATAAACACAACAAAGAAGAAGGGTTTTCTGGGCATCGGGAagaagaggaaagaggggagagttGAGCGTCTTCCTTTCCCCATACTGGACATAGCCAGCCCAGACCTGGCTGACCCTGAACCTCTCATGCCTCTAACCACCTTCGGAACCCCAGCCCCCCCCGGTGATATACCTATACGTACTGTCATTATCCCACCTTCCCCAGCAGTACACATTGTTCAATTACCCCCTGCCTCGATACCTGCCCCAGTACTAGATTCCCCCTTACCCCTGGAGCTGACTCATAACCCAGTATTTACCCTGTTACCCCCCACCCTGAAACCTGCACCAGCAGCTGAAGGCATTACAGTCGTTACACCACCTAACCCCATCCCAGTGATCCCTGACCCTCCTATCATTGATCACATCCCTGAAACCCTCAGTCCTAAAACCCCAGCTGAAACCATCCCAGCCCCCACCCtgccagtatcagtccaccctaccccttcccctgtTACTGCCCCATTCAGCCCAATACCAGCTCCCCCAGTCACCCATATACTCCCTGCtgtcccctccccacctacactctctacctccaccccacCTCCACCTGTCATCGCcactccatccccatccccaccccctgaccctaccccctctcctcctcctccccctacacCTCCAGCTGCTGAACTTGAGTCTGTAGTAGTGGATATTGCTGTTATAGTCGAGACCTCTGCCTCTCCActtccctctcaccccccctctcccccggCTGGTGACCCCTCAGTCGCACCCCCATCCCTCCAGCCTGAGAGGCCCGTGGGGGTCCAGGAACGGCCACTCTCGGCCCTGTTGGCTCTAGGACGAGCAGAAGAGATGAGTCCACCAAAAAAAAGAGGATCAGAGATAATCTTCAATGCCCTGGAGAAAGCTAAGAGGACGCTCACCAG CCCTCTTATGACCCCCATCCCCTCCAGACCTGTCACGCCCACCATAGAGGACCTAACCCCACCCCCCCACAGCCCTAGCCCCACCCCGGTGAAATCGCTACCTGAGCTCCCACCAATCGACTACGATGACCAGGCAGGGGCGGCGGCCCCTACACCCCTGATACCGGCCCTAGTCAAAGGTATTGACATTA ggcAGGCGTCTCCTATGTTGGAGGGGATAGCAGAGAAGGGTGCAAGGGACCTCCTACCAGACCTGTTTGTGGTGCCCCCTCCTCCCCCGAGAAAGCGCCTCCCAGAGGCCTCCACCCGAGGATCCCCGCCAGAGAAACCCCCCCAACTCCCCTCTGTGGACCTGACTGCCTATG CTGTGGAGATTCCTGTTCCTTCAGCTGATTCTGCTCTCAACATTCCTGAGTTTGAGGATGTAGGATTAGATGTTCTGGAATTGGAAGCCCCGGAGTTCCAGCCTGCAGACTTAGTGGAATTAGAGGTGTCTAAGTGGGG AGCCCAGGCAGAAGACAGCACCAATGAGAGCTGTGGCAATGCCTATGAGGACATGCCCTCAGCCAAGCAGAAGGTCAAGGGTCAACCCACCAAGAAAAAGAAAGGAACAGCGAAGAGTAAGACACAGGCACCTTACA ACCCATATGCTGAGACTCAGCTTCCG acagaagaAACACCCAAGACTGACTTGTTCTTGAAGAAGACTGCCTCGGAAACCCCAGATGAGAAACAaatgaaaaagaaagaaaaacaaagttttgagaaggagaagaaagaacagaaagaaagagagaggaaagagcagaaagagagagagaagaaggaaaaTGAGATGAAGTTGTTTAAG ataacaggtcagaaggaggctatataccaggCTACAGTGATGGTAGCGTCTAAAGGACATAAGAACAACCTGGCTGTGAAGAACGGGGACATAGTCAGCATCATACGGACCACAAACTGCCCGAAAGGAAAATGGCTGGCCAGGGACAGCACTAATACAT
- the LOC109902998 gene encoding pollen-specific leucine-rich repeat extensin-like protein 1 isoform X5, with protein sequence MDQEEDFLDFKSLRAKFQDEEVFLLKQPGTKSALPETPKVLPPPHSPTNCLPSLSSTSHTPSNSHSQPRGARPSLFSSLQGPGGISSRVIVKEEKKAKSKDKDEGKVKLLGKKKAEVKADKEKSDERMNGGKDIVEVAVRSDLLDQKQKKEADLAMKNKKVSLLSPGGSKGGSVKLVDMSPSPINTTKKKGFLGIGKKRKEGRVERLPFPILDIASPDLADPEPLMPLTTFGTPAPPGDIPIRTVIIPPSPAVHIVQLPPASIPAPVLDSPLPLELTHNPVFTLLPPTLKPAPAAEGITVVTPPNPIPVIPDPPIIDHIPETLSPKTPAETIPAPTLPVSVHPTPSPVTAPFSPIPAPPVTHILPAVPSPPTLSTSTPPPPVIATPSPSPPPDPTPSPPPPPTPPAAELESVVVDIAVIVETSASPLPSHPPSPPAGDPSVAPPSLQPERPVGVQERPLSALLALGRAEEMSPPKKRGSEIIFNALEKAKRTLTSPLMTPIPSRPVTPTIEDLTPPPHSPSPTPVKSLPELPPIDYDDQAGAAAPTPLIPALVKGIDIRQASPMLEGIAEKGARDLLPDLFVVPPPPPRKRLPEASTRGSPPEKPPQLPSVDLTAYAVEIPVPSADSALNIPEFEDVGLDVLELEAPEFQPADLVELEVSKWGAQAEDSTNESCGNAYEDMPSAKQKVKGQPTKKKKGTAKSKTQAPYNPYAETQLPTEETPKTDLFLKKTASETPDEKQMKKKEKQSFEKEKKEQKERERKEQKEREKKENEMKLFKITGQKEAIYQATVMVASKGHKNNLAVKNGDIVSIIRTTNCPKGKWLARDSTNTFTDDSEEWAHDDDDEPFSSLIEEDPTESSLFPYCLPLRPEEPEEPISPMDIGGPETVYLCKEEADMVVLPPPDLYADIIIISDA encoded by the exons ATGGACCAG GAAGAAGACTTTCTTGACTTCAAGTCCTTGAGGGCAAAGTTCCAGGATGAGGAAGTGTTTCTGCTGAAGCAGCCCGGGACCAAATCTGCTCTCCCTGAGACACCTAAAGTCCTGCCTCCTCCTCACAGCCCTACAAACTGCCTTCCTTCCCTCAgctccacatcacacacaccctccaaCTCGCACTCCCAACCGCGCGGTGCTCgaccttccctcttctcctcccttcaggGGCCGGGTGGCATCTCTTCCAGAGTCATCGTCAAGGAGGAGAAGAAGGCGAAGAGCAAAGACAAGGATGAGGGGAAGGTGAAATTACTAGGTAAAAAGAAGGCAGAGGTGAAGGCTGATAAAGAGAAGTCGGATGAAAGGATGAATGGAGGGAAAGATATTGTAGAAGTAGCGGTGAGGTCAGATCTGCTGGACCAGAAACAGAAGAAAGAAGCAGACCTGGCCATGAAGAACAAGAAGGTGTCCCTGCTGTCCCCTGGAGGGTCTAAGGGGGGTAGTGTTAAGCTGGTAGACATGTCACCATCGCCCATAAACACAACAAAGAAGAAGGGTTTTCTGGGCATCGGGAagaagaggaaagaggggagagttGAGCGTCTTCCTTTCCCCATACTGGACATAGCCAGCCCAGACCTGGCTGACCCTGAACCTCTCATGCCTCTAACCACCTTCGGAACCCCAGCCCCCCCCGGTGATATACCTATACGTACTGTCATTATCCCACCTTCCCCAGCAGTACACATTGTTCAATTACCCCCTGCCTCGATACCTGCCCCAGTACTAGATTCCCCCTTACCCCTGGAGCTGACTCATAACCCAGTATTTACCCTGTTACCCCCCACCCTGAAACCTGCACCAGCAGCTGAAGGCATTACAGTCGTTACACCACCTAACCCCATCCCAGTGATCCCTGACCCTCCTATCATTGATCACATCCCTGAAACCCTCAGTCCTAAAACCCCAGCTGAAACCATCCCAGCCCCCACCCtgccagtatcagtccaccctaccccttcccctgtTACTGCCCCATTCAGCCCAATACCAGCTCCCCCAGTCACCCATATACTCCCTGCtgtcccctccccacctacactctctacctccaccccacCTCCACCTGTCATCGCcactccatccccatccccaccccctgaccctaccccctctcctcctcctccccctacacCTCCAGCTGCTGAACTTGAGTCTGTAGTAGTGGATATTGCTGTTATAGTCGAGACCTCTGCCTCTCCActtccctctcaccccccctctcccccggCTGGTGACCCCTCAGTCGCACCCCCATCCCTCCAGCCTGAGAGGCCCGTGGGGGTCCAGGAACGGCCACTCTCGGCCCTGTTGGCTCTAGGACGAGCAGAAGAGATGAGTCCACCAAAAAAAAGAGGATCAGAGATAATCTTCAATGCCCTGGAGAAAGCTAAGAGGACGCTCACCAG CCCTCTTATGACCCCCATCCCCTCCAGACCTGTCACGCCCACCATAGAGGACCTAACCCCACCCCCCCACAGCCCTAGCCCCACCCCGGTGAAATCGCTACCTGAGCTCCCACCAATCGACTACGATGACCAGGCAGGGGCGGCGGCCCCTACACCCCTGATACCGGCCCTAGTCAAAGGTATTGACATTA ggcAGGCGTCTCCTATGTTGGAGGGGATAGCAGAGAAGGGTGCAAGGGACCTCCTACCAGACCTGTTTGTGGTGCCCCCTCCTCCCCCGAGAAAGCGCCTCCCAGAGGCCTCCACCCGAGGATCCCCGCCAGAGAAACCCCCCCAACTCCCCTCTGTGGACCTGACTGCCTATG CTGTGGAGATTCCTGTTCCTTCAGCTGATTCTGCTCTCAACATTCCTGAGTTTGAGGATGTAGGATTAGATGTTCTGGAATTGGAAGCCCCGGAGTTCCAGCCTGCAGACTTAGTGGAATTAGAGGTGTCTAAGTGGGG AGCCCAGGCAGAAGACAGCACCAATGAGAGCTGTGGCAATGCCTATGAGGACATGCCCTCAGCCAAGCAGAAGGTCAAGGGTCAACCCACCAAGAAAAAGAAAGGAACAGCGAAGAGTAAGACACAGGCACCTTACA ACCCATATGCTGAGACTCAGCTTCCG acagaagaAACACCCAAGACTGACTTGTTCTTGAAGAAGACTGCCTCGGAAACCCCAGATGAGAAACAaatgaaaaagaaagaaaaacaaagttttgagaaggagaagaaagaacagaaagaaagagagaggaaagagcagaaagagagagagaagaaggaaaaTGAGATGAAGTTGTTTAAG ataacaggtcagaaggaggctatataccaggCTACAGTGATGGTAGCGTCTAAAGGACATAAGAACAACCTGGCTGTGAAGAACGGGGACATAGTCAGCATCATACGGACCACAAACTGCCCGAAAGGAAAATGGCTGGCCAGGGACAGCACTAATACAT